The Thiorhodovibrio litoralis genome includes a window with the following:
- a CDS encoding PAS domain S-box protein, producing the protein MFGLPPLVPLTLALAVLAVLAVLGNILSVPVAFGVVFIFGSVFAMLAVVLLGPLPATLVGFAGGLYTWVLWGHPYALVIMTLEPLVVGLIYWRWRANLVLADMGFWLFLGAPLVILFYGQFIGLPWPAVFQIALKQPLNGVFNALLAGLLVIGARMLWPKFQIPGSLPLSNLIFHLLLVAILFAGSVPLVYQSDHQRAELEERLRIELAGILDHVALRLERQASEGRLDFDLALERERLRPGMGLAVTDADGEVKARRGQLSTPADAGASLTPPNMELGVWMPEGELPLMKRWQQGRYWLTAPVSVPGLGQVLVEAPAVPLVAALEVSSLALFGFLLLLLLIGVSVAALVSDWLSQPLRELGLRGERLKDTVARGEEPRLPTSPLREYNDLSMRLESMAQSLAASFAELRATQAGLEEQVAQRTRELEQLSHVARQTTNGVIITDIDGLVQWVNEGFTRISGYSLEEMLGRKPGEVLQGPQTDPATVARIREAVAGQKPFSESLINYTRDGKPYWIKIDCNPMTDAEGKVYGALAIESDITAQKSAEQALQQSEARTSRVMNIVPSAILSVDEQGRIEQANERTEQIFGHARAALIGQPIELLLPERLRAVHKRQRQGFEADRSMRLMGVGRNLVGLHRDGHEFPVEVVLAPFTDGERQLVVVSVNDISARKAAEAVLLSAKQEAEAAAQMAAAANRAKSEFLANMSHEIRTPMNAVMGLAQLLLDTELSTRQRDYLTKMDNASRSLLGILNDILDYSKIEAGKLDLETVEIDLDALLSGLSDLFGLAAKDKGLGLILEREPDIPPVLIGDPLRLRQVINNLLSNAIKFTSAGQVRLTLSLLGRDDETVTLQVRVTDTGIGMTPEQLDRLFQPFEQADTSTTREYGGTGLGLTILKRLVEMMGGEIAVTSVAGQGSKFDVKIRLGLATPGIRDQRPTGLATETAMTLQSAAPMGQARALLVEDNAINQMVAGELLEKLGLAMTLARDGHEAVELASTQRFDVILMDLQMPKMDGLEATRRIRALPHGRKVPIIAMTAAAMQADRDACAAVGMNAFLSKPIHFPELTATLRHLIGSGLLDEEAAAENASMPPTGSVTEMAVDQQVLETLLRKIKDRLERSEFIPPEWLDELDMMSISPEMRDPAHKLKKCIETFEYEAANHALETLAACAGLSL; encoded by the coding sequence ATGTTTGGTCTTCCCCCCTTGGTTCCCCTCACCCTAGCCCTGGCTGTCCTGGCTGTCCTGGCTGTCCTGGGTAATATCCTTAGCGTACCGGTGGCTTTCGGCGTCGTGTTCATCTTCGGCTCCGTCTTCGCCATGCTAGCGGTGGTCCTGCTGGGGCCGCTGCCGGCCACGCTCGTCGGATTCGCCGGTGGACTCTACACCTGGGTGCTCTGGGGTCACCCCTACGCGCTGGTCATCATGACACTCGAGCCTTTGGTGGTCGGTCTGATTTACTGGCGTTGGCGCGCCAACCTGGTACTCGCGGACATGGGTTTCTGGTTGTTCCTGGGCGCGCCACTGGTCATCTTGTTCTACGGTCAGTTCATTGGCCTGCCGTGGCCGGCGGTGTTTCAGATCGCGCTCAAGCAACCCTTGAACGGCGTGTTTAACGCCTTGCTGGCGGGGTTGCTGGTCATCGGCGCGCGCATGCTATGGCCCAAGTTCCAGATTCCAGGCAGTTTGCCTCTGAGTAACTTGATCTTCCATCTCTTACTGGTCGCTATTTTATTCGCGGGCAGTGTGCCACTCGTCTACCAGAGCGACCATCAACGCGCGGAGCTGGAGGAACGGCTGCGGATTGAATTGGCGGGCATTCTCGACCACGTGGCACTGCGCTTGGAACGGCAGGCCAGCGAAGGGCGCCTTGATTTTGACCTGGCGCTGGAGCGTGAGCGGCTCAGACCTGGGATGGGTCTTGCGGTGACTGATGCCGACGGCGAAGTGAAGGCCCGACGTGGTCAGCTGAGCACCCCGGCCGATGCCGGGGCTTCCTTGACCCCGCCGAACATGGAATTGGGGGTTTGGATGCCCGAGGGTGAGCTACCGCTGATGAAACGCTGGCAGCAAGGGCGTTATTGGCTGACCGCGCCGGTCTCGGTGCCGGGACTGGGGCAGGTGCTGGTGGAAGCACCGGCGGTACCCCTGGTGGCAGCCTTAGAGGTAAGCAGCCTAGCGCTCTTTGGTTTTCTTTTGCTCTTGCTGCTCATTGGTGTCTCGGTGGCGGCCCTGGTCAGCGACTGGCTCAGCCAGCCGCTGCGCGAGCTCGGGCTTCGTGGCGAACGCCTGAAGGATACGGTGGCGCGAGGCGAGGAACCGCGACTGCCAACCAGTCCTCTGCGTGAGTACAACGACCTATCGATGCGCCTGGAATCCATGGCGCAGAGCCTGGCCGCAAGCTTTGCTGAACTGCGCGCCACCCAGGCCGGGCTCGAAGAACAGGTCGCGCAGCGCACGCGGGAGTTGGAGCAGCTCTCTCACGTCGCCCGTCAAACGACCAATGGAGTCATCATCACCGACATCGACGGCCTGGTCCAGTGGGTGAACGAAGGATTCACGCGCATTTCAGGTTACTCGCTCGAGGAGATGCTCGGACGCAAACCAGGCGAAGTGTTGCAAGGCCCTCAAACCGATCCCGCAACCGTCGCGCGTATTCGCGAGGCTGTGGCTGGCCAGAAGCCCTTCAGCGAAAGCCTCATTAACTACACTCGCGATGGCAAGCCCTATTGGATCAAAATCGATTGCAATCCAATGACGGACGCCGAAGGTAAAGTCTACGGCGCCTTGGCCATCGAGTCAGACATCACCGCGCAAAAGTCCGCCGAGCAGGCGCTTCAGCAGAGCGAAGCGCGCACCAGCCGGGTGATGAACATCGTGCCGTCGGCCATCCTATCGGTTGATGAGCAGGGGCGCATCGAACAGGCGAACGAACGCACGGAGCAGATTTTCGGTCATGCGCGCGCGGCGCTAATCGGTCAGCCGATCGAATTGCTGTTGCCGGAACGCTTGCGCGCGGTTCATAAACGGCAGCGCCAAGGCTTCGAGGCGGATCGCTCCATGCGTCTGATGGGCGTGGGCCGCAATCTCGTTGGCCTGCATCGGGATGGGCACGAGTTTCCGGTGGAGGTCGTACTCGCGCCCTTCACCGACGGCGAGCGCCAACTCGTGGTGGTCTCGGTGAACGACATCAGCGCGCGCAAGGCGGCCGAGGCGGTGCTGTTATCCGCCAAGCAGGAGGCGGAGGCCGCCGCCCAGATGGCAGCGGCGGCGAACCGCGCCAAGAGCGAGTTCCTGGCCAACATGAGCCACGAGATCCGCACACCGATGAACGCGGTGATGGGCCTCGCCCAGCTGCTACTCGATACCGAGCTCAGCACACGTCAGCGCGACTATCTCACCAAGATGGACAACGCCTCCCGTTCCCTGCTTGGTATCCTCAACGATATCCTCGACTACTCCAAGATCGAGGCCGGCAAGCTGGATCTGGAAACCGTCGAGATTGATCTCGACGCGTTGCTCAGCGGCCTGTCCGACCTCTTCGGCCTGGCCGCTAAGGACAAAGGGCTCGGGCTCATTCTCGAGCGCGAGCCGGACATCCCCCCGGTGCTGATCGGCGACCCGCTGCGCCTGCGCCAGGTCATCAACAACCTGCTCAGCAATGCCATCAAATTCACCTCCGCGGGGCAGGTGCGCCTGACCTTGAGTCTGCTCGGGCGAGACGATGAGACCGTGACGCTCCAGGTCAGGGTCACCGACACCGGTATTGGCATGACCCCCGAGCAACTCGATCGCCTGTTCCAACCATTCGAACAAGCTGATACATCGACCACTCGTGAGTACGGAGGAACCGGGTTGGGCTTGACGATCCTCAAGCGCTTGGTCGAGATGATGGGCGGGGAGATCGCGGTGACGAGCGTCGCGGGTCAAGGCAGCAAGTTTGATGTCAAGATTCGGCTTGGCCTAGCCACTCCTGGGATCAGAGATCAAAGACCGACTGGTTTGGCGACGGAGACCGCGATGACGCTCCAGTCCGCCGCGCCCATGGGTCAGGCCCGCGCTTTGCTGGTGGAGGATAACGCGATCAACCAGATGGTTGCAGGCGAGTTGCTTGAGAAGCTGGGCCTTGCCATGACTCTAGCGCGGGATGGTCACGAGGCCGTTGAGCTAGCGAGCACCCAGCGCTTTGACGTCATTCTGATGGACCTACAAATGCCGAAAATGGACGGTCTAGAGGCAACACGCAGGATTCGCGCTTTGCCGCATGGTCGCAAGGTACCGATCATCGCCATGACCGCTGCCGCGATGCAGGCTGATCGCGACGCCTGCGCGGCTGTCGGCATGAATGCCTTCCTGTCCAAACCCATCCACTTTCCTGAGCTGACGGCAACTCTGAGGCACTTGATCGGATCAGGACTACTTGATGAAGAGGCGGCAGCCGAGAACGCATCCATGCCGCCGACAGGGTCTGTAACTGAGATGGCCGTGGATCAACAAGTGCTCGAGACCTTGCTGCGCAAGATCAAGGACCGGCTCGAGCGTTCTGAATTCATTCCGCCTGAATGGCTAGACGAGCTTGACATGATGTCGATTTCACCCGAGATGCGCGATCCTGCCCACAAGCTGAAAAAATGCATTGAGACATTTGAGTATGAGGCAGCCAATCATGCGCTCGAGACCCTGGCGGCATGCGCCGGATTATCTTTGTGA
- the ppsA gene encoding phosphoenolpyruvate synthase: MTESVRWLSELGMNDVPVVGGKNASLGEMIQHLTKVGVRVPGGFATTAQAYRDFLAVDGLDEKIAAELESLDVEDIAALSEAGPRIRGWIMEQPFPSALEQAIDAAYATLTADAGSGPGEASWAVRSSATAEDLPDASFAGQQETFLNVQGLDNIKHAIKEVFASLYNDRAISYRVHQGFTHAEVALSAGVQRMVRSDLAASGVMFTLDTESGFRDAVFITASYGLGEMVVQGAVNPDEFYVHKPTLAAGRPAVLRRGVGDKAVRMVYAESGSKAPVRTEDVPEDMRQRFCITDEEAEALARQAVLIEQHYGRPMDIEWAKDGNDGQLYVVQARPETVQSRTGGVIERYQLRQSGSVIASGRSIGNRIGAGRARVVTSLSQMDQVKAGDVLVADMTDPDWEPVMKRAAAIVTNRGGRTCHAAIIARELGVPAVVGCNDATDRIAEGAEVTVSCAEGDTGYVYQGLLEFEHKRIELEKMPEVPVKVMMNVGNPERAFAFASTPNAGVGLARLEFIINNMIGIHPKALLEYDSLPADLKAEIAPRIAAYPGPREFFVMRLVEGISTLAAAFAPNPVIVRMSDFKSNEYANLIAGPRYEPHEENPMIGFRGAGRYLSPDFQDCFAMECEALRTVRETMGLTNVQVMIPFVRTLGQAKGVTEALAAQGLKRGEKDLKLIMMCEIPSNAVLADEFLEYFDGFSIGSNDMTQLTLGLDRDSSLVAEYFDERDPAVKKMLELAITACKARGKYVGICGQGPSDHADLADWLVKQGISSVSLNPDTVVDTWLYLAEQG, encoded by the coding sequence ATGACTGAAAGCGTGCGGTGGTTGAGCGAACTGGGCATGAACGATGTGCCCGTGGTGGGCGGCAAGAATGCTTCCCTGGGCGAGATGATCCAGCATCTGACCAAGGTCGGGGTGCGAGTGCCAGGCGGTTTTGCCACCACCGCCCAGGCCTATCGGGATTTTCTCGCTGTCGATGGGCTGGATGAGAAAATTGCCGCTGAGCTTGAGAGCCTGGATGTCGAGGACATCGCTGCCTTGAGCGAGGCCGGCCCGCGCATCCGTGGCTGGATCATGGAGCAGCCTTTCCCGTCAGCGCTGGAACAGGCCATCGACGCGGCCTATGCCACCCTGACTGCCGATGCCGGCTCGGGACCTGGTGAGGCCTCCTGGGCTGTGCGCTCATCAGCCACTGCCGAGGATCTGCCGGATGCCTCCTTCGCCGGGCAGCAGGAGACCTTCCTGAACGTGCAGGGGCTCGACAACATCAAGCATGCCATCAAGGAGGTTTTCGCCTCCCTGTACAACGATCGCGCCATTTCCTACCGAGTCCATCAGGGTTTCACCCACGCCGAGGTGGCGCTCTCCGCTGGCGTTCAGCGCATGGTGCGCTCCGATCTGGCCGCGAGCGGTGTGATGTTCACGCTCGATACCGAATCCGGCTTTCGCGATGCGGTCTTCATTACCGCAAGCTATGGCCTGGGTGAGATGGTGGTGCAAGGCGCGGTCAACCCCGATGAATTCTATGTTCACAAGCCCACGCTGGCGGCCGGGCGCCCGGCGGTGCTGCGCCGTGGCGTGGGGGACAAAGCTGTGCGCATGGTCTATGCCGAGTCCGGCAGCAAAGCGCCGGTGCGCACCGAGGATGTGCCCGAGGATATGCGCCAGCGCTTCTGCATCACTGATGAGGAAGCTGAGGCGCTCGCCCGCCAGGCGGTGCTGATCGAACAGCACTACGGTCGGCCGATGGACATCGAATGGGCCAAGGATGGCAACGACGGCCAGCTCTATGTGGTGCAGGCGCGCCCAGAGACGGTTCAGAGCCGCACCGGCGGCGTGATTGAGCGCTATCAGCTACGCCAATCCGGCAGTGTGATTGCCAGCGGGCGCAGCATCGGCAACCGCATCGGTGCCGGGCGTGCGCGGGTGGTGACATCCCTCTCCCAGATGGATCAGGTCAAGGCCGGCGATGTGTTGGTCGCCGACATGACCGACCCGGACTGGGAGCCGGTGATGAAGCGCGCGGCGGCAATTGTCACCAATCGCGGCGGGCGCACCTGTCATGCCGCCATTATCGCGCGCGAGCTGGGCGTGCCGGCAGTGGTCGGCTGCAACGACGCGACCGATCGCATTGCCGAGGGCGCCGAGGTGACCGTCTCATGCGCCGAGGGTGACACTGGCTATGTCTATCAGGGTTTGCTGGAGTTCGAGCACAAGCGTATTGAGCTCGAGAAGATGCCCGAGGTCCCGGTCAAGGTGATGATGAATGTCGGCAACCCGGAGCGCGCCTTCGCCTTTGCCAGCACGCCCAATGCCGGCGTCGGCCTGGCGCGGCTGGAATTCATCATCAATAACATGATTGGCATCCATCCCAAGGCGCTGCTGGAATACGACAGCCTGCCGGCTGATCTCAAGGCCGAGATCGCCCCGCGCATCGCCGCCTATCCGGGACCGCGTGAGTTCTTTGTGATGCGCCTGGTCGAAGGGATTTCGACCCTGGCCGCGGCCTTTGCGCCCAATCCGGTCATTGTGCGCATGTCAGATTTCAAGTCCAACGAATACGCCAATCTGATAGCCGGTCCGCGCTATGAGCCGCATGAAGAGAACCCCATGATCGGCTTCCGCGGCGCCGGGCGTTATCTCTCGCCGGATTTCCAGGATTGCTTCGCAATGGAATGCGAGGCTCTGCGCACCGTGCGCGAGACCATGGGGCTGACCAATGTGCAAGTCATGATCCCCTTCGTGCGCACGCTGGGTCAGGCCAAGGGCGTCACCGAGGCCCTGGCCGCCCAAGGGCTGAAGCGTGGTGAGAAGGATCTCAAGCTCATCATGATGTGCGAGATTCCTTCCAACGCCGTGCTGGCCGATGAGTTCCTCGAGTATTTCGACGGCTTCTCCATCGGCTCCAACGATATGACCCAGCTCACCCTGGGCCTCGACCGCGACTCCAGCCTGGTGGCGGAATATTTCGACGAGCGCGACCCTGCGGTGAAAAAGATGCTCGAACTGGCTATCACTGCCTGCAAGGCCCGAGGCAAGTATGTGGGTATCTGCGGCCAGGGGCCGTCCGATCATGCCGACCTGGCCGACTGGTTGGTCAAGCAGGGTATCAGCAGTGTGTCACTGAACCCTGATACCGTTGTGGATACCTGGCTCTATCTCGCTGAACAGGGCTAA
- a CDS encoding PAS domain S-box protein translates to MRHAASTPPHPSHSLAWFALILGALLSVAVAALDWQWGQRRLAELTRERVETTAEALRTNLDHFAVDALILARFYEASDEVRPDEFSRFSRAILDRHSAIQAIEWAPRVGASDRQRIEARARADGLDNFRIRERVDGQLQPADARDVYFPVLRIEPMAGNEAALGYDLGSESLRHAALTAACASGQPVASAPLTLVQETGTQRAIILFAPQRRVGQIEVPASAAPCTHVEGFAVIVLRISDLMDSVLGALPAQPVNFALSDAELSASVSNQAGVLHLHPSRLASETPAPDAATLITDPDAYSREFTAAGRRFVLHGAATNPPQSLFMAPPVVLLVGLLLTAGVFVMLRWRSDAIRERRTSAERLRLASDAAKLGLWDWDLKTRRLAWSWHHERLFGFAPGEFDGSTVTAFCRVHPDDRAALEAAVARAETEGTPLYHEFRVVWPDGSLHWILAQAQLLRDPAGAPVRITGTAMEITARKQAEAVAEERQAQLELLIEHAPAALAMFDRDMTYIACSRRWRQDYGLGDTCLIGRCHFEVFPEIPEQWKHIHQRALAGETIAGEGEPFERTDGRVRWIHWVVCPWRDSTGAVGGIGLFSEDISALKETELHLRRSQQIVETSSEGLAFLDCQLRVQVANPAYAALRQCAPAQLQGMHLREMLGEDAYTRALPELQAALAGERRHFRDEMTHPDGRRHHLDIRYEPFWLDGEVVGLVVSLHDVTDAHEARLALEQERTQLERRVAERTAALQGSEAKLRTIFDLLPIGVSITDPGGQVVDCNRAAEDLLGLTREAHLRRRHDSPEWQLIHPDGCVIAPEDYPAAQALREGRTIRDVEIGVAVADGGVWLSVSAMPTNHPDYGAVVAFVDITERKAAEQALQRSEAHARAIIDASPIPFALNEAPERITYLNPAFTATFGYALTDVPTLAHWWPLAYPDADYRQWVMDTWQARIAEHRRTGAPFIPVEAKIRAKDARALSVQISATTLGDSFAELTLVSFYDVTDIERARELAEQSARAKSTFLAQMSHEIRTPMNGILGLAEIALHKTRDPEVHDDLEHLHLSGRSLLGLLNDILDQAKIEAGELQLEQAAFKVPALLEAVQSLFGPSALNKGLSLVIDADHRVPDVLKGDALRLQQVLSNLLSNAIKFTQRGGVRLSVEVLADTGQAVQLRFCVEDTGLGMDAETIAQLFKPFSQGDSSIARRFGGTGLGLSISRRLVELMGGHLDVTSQPGQGSQFHFTLLLERGQEVPQTAARTADHPVNFRSARVLVAEDQAVNQRVIGKMLNLLDVEYDLVADGSQALARLREVAYDLVLMDIQMPGMDGLTATHQIRQQPEWAELPVIALTAGVTEAERERIAAAGFTALLPKPISLQSLEATLTQWLPQASHPDEAESTASPASVGEPRADDQDNPLSLSGFELEGLNKLFENPEELAEFLRFFAKAVRDGMAAIETAVSDEDWPAVREGTHRLKGTAANAGAVALSQAAQQLEQAIDAAAKTQGSANIQECLAALRQAADTALQAIDSLPGASSSDRE, encoded by the coding sequence ATGCGACACGCCGCCTCAACACCGCCGCATCCTTCTCACTCGCTCGCATGGTTCGCGCTGATCCTTGGCGCCCTTCTCAGTGTTGCCGTTGCCGCGCTCGACTGGCAGTGGGGACAACGCCGTTTGGCCGAGCTGACGCGCGAGCGCGTTGAAACAACAGCAGAAGCGCTGCGCACCAACCTGGACCATTTCGCGGTCGATGCACTGATCCTGGCACGGTTCTATGAGGCCTCCGATGAAGTGCGCCCGGACGAGTTCAGCCGGTTTTCCCGCGCCATCCTCGATCGCCACTCGGCGATCCAGGCGATTGAATGGGCACCTCGTGTGGGCGCCAGTGACCGGCAGCGCATCGAGGCCCGGGCGCGCGCCGACGGCCTGGACAATTTCCGCATCCGCGAGCGCGTGGACGGCCAATTACAGCCGGCGGACGCCAGAGACGTCTACTTCCCTGTGCTGCGCATCGAACCCATGGCCGGCAATGAAGCCGCGCTGGGCTATGATCTCGGCTCTGAATCCCTGCGCCATGCCGCGCTGACAGCCGCTTGCGCAAGCGGCCAGCCCGTCGCCAGTGCCCCATTGACGCTGGTTCAGGAGACCGGCACCCAGCGCGCGATCATCCTGTTCGCCCCACAAAGGCGCGTTGGTCAGATCGAGGTACCAGCCTCGGCGGCGCCCTGCACGCATGTCGAGGGCTTCGCCGTGATCGTCCTGCGCATAAGCGATTTGATGGACAGCGTGCTGGGAGCGCTGCCCGCGCAGCCGGTCAATTTCGCGCTCTCCGATGCCGAGCTGTCAGCGAGCGTATCCAACCAGGCAGGCGTGTTGCACCTGCATCCCAGCCGCCTTGCATCCGAAACGCCCGCGCCGGATGCCGCGACACTCATCACCGATCCGGACGCTTATAGCCGTGAATTCACCGCCGCCGGGCGACGCTTTGTCTTGCACGGCGCCGCCACAAACCCGCCCCAGTCGTTGTTTATGGCCCCGCCGGTTGTGCTGCTTGTCGGACTGCTCCTGACCGCGGGCGTTTTCGTGATGCTTCGCTGGCGCTCCGACGCCATCCGCGAGCGGCGCACCAGCGCGGAACGCCTGCGCTTGGCCAGTGACGCGGCCAAGCTCGGACTCTGGGACTGGGACCTGAAAACTCGCCGGCTGGCCTGGTCCTGGCATCATGAACGGCTGTTTGGTTTCGCGCCCGGCGAGTTCGACGGTTCCACCGTGACCGCTTTTTGCCGCGTGCATCCCGATGACCGTGCCGCGCTCGAAGCCGCCGTCGCCCGCGCGGAGACCGAGGGCACCCCCCTCTACCACGAATTCCGCGTCGTCTGGCCCGACGGCAGCCTGCATTGGATTCTGGCGCAGGCGCAATTGCTTCGCGACCCCGCCGGCGCGCCGGTTCGCATCACTGGCACGGCGATGGAAATCACCGCCCGCAAGCAGGCCGAGGCCGTCGCCGAGGAGCGCCAAGCACAGCTGGAGCTGCTCATTGAGCACGCACCCGCTGCACTGGCCATGTTCGATCGCGACATGACCTACATCGCCTGTAGTCGACGGTGGCGCCAAGACTATGGCCTGGGCGACACCTGTCTGATTGGCCGCTGTCACTTCGAGGTTTTCCCGGAAATCCCCGAGCAGTGGAAACACATTCATCAGCGCGCGCTCGCCGGCGAGACCATCGCCGGCGAAGGGGAGCCCTTCGAACGCACCGACGGGCGGGTGCGGTGGATTCACTGGGTGGTCTGCCCGTGGCGCGACAGCACTGGCGCGGTCGGTGGCATCGGCTTGTTCAGCGAAGATATCAGCGCGCTGAAAGAAACCGAGCTGCACTTACGCCGCTCCCAGCAGATTGTCGAGACCTCCAGCGAAGGACTGGCGTTTCTGGATTGTCAGCTTCGCGTTCAGGTGGCCAACCCGGCCTACGCGGCACTGCGCCAATGCGCGCCCGCCCAGCTGCAAGGGATGCATTTGCGCGAGATGCTTGGCGAGGATGCCTACACCCGCGCGCTGCCGGAGCTGCAAGCCGCCCTGGCGGGAGAGCGTCGGCATTTCCGCGATGAGATGACGCACCCCGATGGCCGCCGGCACCATCTCGACATTCGCTACGAGCCCTTCTGGCTCGATGGCGAGGTGGTCGGGTTGGTGGTCAGCTTGCATGATGTCACCGACGCCCATGAAGCGCGTCTTGCGCTCGAGCAAGAACGCACTCAGCTCGAGCGGCGCGTGGCGGAGCGCACCGCCGCGCTGCAAGGGTCCGAGGCCAAGCTGCGCACCATTTTCGACCTGCTGCCCATCGGTGTCTCGATCACCGACCCCGGGGGTCAGGTTGTCGATTGCAACCGGGCCGCCGAGGATCTGCTTGGGCTGACCCGCGAAGCACATCTGCGGCGCCGCCATGACAGCCCCGAATGGCAGTTGATCCATCCCGACGGCTGCGTCATCGCACCCGAGGACTATCCCGCCGCACAAGCCCTGCGCGAGGGTCGCACCATCCGCGATGTCGAAATCGGGGTTGCGGTCGCGGATGGGGGCGTCTGGCTGTCAGTCAGCGCGATGCCAACCAACCACCCGGATTACGGCGCGGTGGTCGCATTTGTCGACATCACCGAGCGCAAGGCCGCCGAGCAGGCCCTCCAGCGCAGCGAGGCGCATGCGCGCGCCATCATCGACGCATCCCCAATCCCGTTTGCCCTCAATGAGGCCCCGGAGCGCATCACCTATCTGAATCCCGCTTTCACCGCGACCTTTGGCTATGCGTTGACCGACGTGCCGACGCTGGCGCACTGGTGGCCGCTGGCCTACCCGGACGCCGACTACCGCCAATGGGTCATGGACACCTGGCAAGCGCGCATTGCCGAGCATCGGCGCACCGGCGCGCCTTTCATTCCCGTGGAAGCCAAGATCCGCGCCAAGGACGCTCGTGCCCTCAGCGTCCAGATCAGCGCGACCACGCTTGGCGACTCTTTCGCGGAGCTGACGCTGGTCAGCTTTTACGATGTCACCGACATTGAACGTGCCCGCGAGTTGGCCGAACAGAGCGCACGGGCAAAAAGCACCTTCCTCGCGCAGATGAGTCACGAGATTCGCACGCCCATGAACGGCATTCTTGGGCTGGCTGAAATCGCCCTGCACAAGACACGCGACCCCGAGGTACATGACGACCTCGAGCACCTGCATCTGTCCGGCCGCTCGCTGCTCGGCCTGCTCAACGACATTCTCGACCAGGCCAAAATTGAGGCCGGCGAGTTGCAATTGGAGCAAGCCGCTTTCAAGGTGCCGGCCCTGCTCGAGGCAGTGCAGTCCTTGTTCGGCCCCAGCGCGCTCAACAAGGGCCTGAGCTTGGTCATCGATGCCGACCACCGGGTTCCGGACGTTCTCAAGGGCGATGCCCTGCGCCTGCAGCAGGTGTTGTCCAATTTGCTCAGCAATGCCATCAAATTCACCCAGCGCGGCGGGGTGCGGCTGTCGGTTGAGGTGCTTGCCGATACCGGTCAGGCGGTGCAGCTGCGCTTCTGCGTGGAAGATACTGGCCTCGGGATGGACGCCGAGACCATCGCGCAACTGTTCAAGCCGTTTAGCCAGGGCGACTCCAGCATCGCGCGGCGGTTTGGCGGCACTGGCCTGGGACTCAGCATCAGCCGGCGCTTGGTGGAATTGATGGGCGGACACCTGGATGTCACCAGCCAGCCCGGGCAAGGCAGTCAGTTTCACTTCACCCTCCTGCTGGAACGCGGCCAGGAGGTTCCGCAAACCGCCGCGAGGACGGCCGATCACCCGGTGAACTTCCGCTCCGCCCGCGTGCTTGTGGCGGAAGACCAGGCCGTCAATCAACGGGTCATCGGCAAGATGCTCAATTTGCTCGATGTCGAGTATGATCTGGTCGCCGATGGCTCCCAGGCTTTGGCGCGGTTGAGGGAGGTTGCCTACGACCTGGTGCTAATGGATATTCAAATGCCTGGTATGGACGGATTGACCGCCACCCACCAGATTCGCCAACAACCTGAATGGGCTGAGTTGCCCGTGATTGCCCTGACCGCGGGCGTCACTGAAGCCGAGCGCGAGCGCATTGCCGCTGCGGGGTTCACTGCCCTGTTACCGAAGCCCATCAGTCTTCAAAGCCTGGAGGCGACACTAACACAGTGGTTGCCGCAGGCCAGTCACCCAGATGAGGCGGAATCGACCGCGTCCCCAGCCAGCGTCGGCGAACCCCGCGCCGATGATCAGGACAATCCACTGTCTCTGTCTGGCTTTGAGCTGGAGGGCTTGAACAAGCTGTTTGAGAACCCCGAAGAGCTGGCCGAATTCTTGCGTTTTTTCGCCAAGGCGGTGAGGGACGGCATGGCCGCAATCGAAACAGCGGTATCCGATGAGGATTGGCCAGCCGTGCGAGAAGGCACGCATCGGCTGAAAGGCACCGCCGCCAACGCCGGTGCGGTCGCCTTGAGTCAAGCCGCTCAGCAACTCGAACAGGCCATCGATGCCGCTGCCAAAACGCAAGGATCGGCGAATATTCAGGAATGCCTTGCCGCCTTGCGCCAAGCAGCCGACACTGCGTTGCAAGCGATCGACTCCTTGCCAGGGGCATCGTCATCGGACCGCGAATAG